The Onychostoma macrolepis isolate SWU-2019 chromosome 18, ASM1243209v1, whole genome shotgun sequence genome includes the window acattagtGAATGTAAGGTGCATTGTAAATTCACTTGACAAAGAGGACAGTATTACACTTCACTTTAACATAATTTCATGAGAGTTATCCTGCATGTACTATTTTACCTGTGCCATTACTGATTTCTCCTTCTGCACATGGAATACAGTCATAACAGCAGACAGGTCGACCTTTTTGCACAGCCTTCCTAGTGCCGGGGGGGCAAGTCTCACTGCACAAGGACACAGGCAACTATAAGAAAATAAGTTGTCATATAAAACCTCACAGTGATGATGGTTTGAATTGGTAAAATAACTTATCTTAATAACTTTTATCACTGCTTTTACACATATTCAACTGACTGTTCTTCAGTCACTGTGCATTGCATGATTCAAGCAgttatttgatattaataattaattatataatattaatgtaccTGTCCACTTTTCTCTGCCCATAGTATGTGTTCCTGATTGACCTGAAGATGTTCTGAAGGCAGTGAGCTGTCATAGAGGCCCACATGTTCAAACCGCAGACTTCCATCCTCAGCAGGCTGCCAGTTAACAAGGTCATATCGTGCTACTGGATCACCactttcatcaaaaaatattttttcacctGTTTTAACAGTGAATCTCACATCCTTCATGTACTTCAACACCTAAGAAGACACATCAGTAATATTACTCCTATATTAAGTAGTTTCAGTATAAACCTATGTGCTCCTAATTTACCATTTGTGGTATAGGCCATCCTATTTTGCTGCTGTTGGTGGAGGATCTGAagtcttttaataaattatgtagTGTATATGCGACAGCATACACTGCAGTGTACACCTTATTTGCAATTCGTAGCTCTGATACATCAGTATATTCATTTTGCAGCTCTGTGAGTCTCTCTGAACCAGTACAGCCATCACTGCCACTGTACCTGAAAGAGCACTGAAAAACTATTTCCCAAAATTcttttaaaagttcattttttggtTCTTGATCAGGGTGCACATTCACTAGGAACTCTCGCAGGCCCATAATTTTGGCATTTGCTATAGCAAAACCCACAGCTCCAGAAAGGAAATGGTATTCCTTTGTTTCTGCAAGAGTTCGAGAAGTGATCCAGGATTCACTGCCAACCCACTGTATATTTGTGATATTGTGTTGCAAAATTACTTTCAGGAGGGGTAGAAAATCTCCTAATGCAATAAAAGCAAGCACAACCCTGGCGGTGCCCTTTTTGATCACCTCCAATGTCTtcagaaactgttcttgtggATCATTGTTTAATATGGCCTCTGAGTATTCAATACAGACCCCTTCTTCTTTTGCAGCCTCCTCAAATGCTGCAATTCCATTATTACCATAGTCATTGCGACTCCTGACCGTCCCAACCCAGGTCCAGCCAAAGTGCTTGACAAGCTTAGCCAGCGCTCTGCTTTGGTAATAATCACTGGATATTGTTCTGAAGAAGGATGGATATCTTTTTCTGTCACTCAGGCATGCACATGTGGCAAAATGACTGATCTGCAATATAAAGAAGTATAATGTGTTAACCACATAATTTATCCCAAAAAAACCAACTTTTTAGTTCTTATACCACTATATAAGTATGATACTCTACAGACTTCTACACAGTTCAATACATTGCTTTCTATTTACAACAGTTTCGTTCAATTTTCAACATTTGATCCGaagcataatttttcatataagTTCCAAACCTTCATCATATTTTGATTACACTAACCAGCAGCAGATAAGTAAGTTCTTACAACAGGTAAGCTGAATGGACCAACTACAGATGCCAAGCCAATGGTGGATGAGGATGCTGAATCTCCAACAATGGCATGAACAGCTGGTGGTCTAAAGCAAGATGTATCACTCAAAGTGTCTTCATAACCGTTCATCAAAGCCATGCCTGAGAGGATTGTTTGAGTGAAAGAGCGACATGAATCATATATCTTATAGCCCAAATAAATACCAGGCAACAACTGTCTGCTGTTATTAATCTCCTCAATGGCAAAAATCAGCGTCTGAGCAAATTTAAACTCACGCAAGTTTAAGCTGTGGTGAATAAAAGCATCAACTGTATTACAATCTGCAAATAATCATCACAGagttatatttaacaaaaacattttttcattttttttcatcagtatCATTATACTGACCTGGCGCATGTTGTTGGATCTGGTTTGGAAGtataattatgcatttttaGCAGAGCATTTCTGTGGATTGAGAAAATCGCCCCAATGTTGATGTCTCTTTCTGCAGAAAGTGAAGGGAAGGCAGGCTGACCAAGCAGACTGCAGACTTGTGCTGAAGCTGGCACTAAGATGCCATGTACAATGAGCAGCAGTACCTGCATTGACACAGTCCTCTTTGCCATgccagtatgtatgtatgtatgtgggACAAGATCCTCTGAGGCAAAACAGTGCtgccttttatttattatgtctgcCTTGTCTGTCATATATTCAAATGTCCTCAGGGGCATATTAAATCCATAACTCTATTTTGCTCTGTGCCCTCATGTTTCATTATGGAAGAAGAGACATTTAGTGTTTTTGTATTGGTTTTCTCCTTCatctttttgtttctttttttttttcttttaccttAAAGTGTCTGGGGATGAGAAAATGTCAATTCTACTCACACAAATCTTATCGACTCTAGTAAATGCTGTAGTCaatacaattacataatattctataacatttttcatgacatatttatttatttatttagtcattccttatatatatatatacatacatatgtattcTTAGTCTTTAATGACAAAAAGCCATCCTGATTGGTTAAAACTAGTCATATGACGGTATCAAATTTTCATGTTGTGATTAATTGCTAATGCTTTTATCACGGTATACAGTATTATTGTCACGGATCGGCCAGGCCCTGgtctccaccaatcacaacgatcCACTTCACCCGAGTACTAATCACGCTCACCTGCACCTTATCACCACAGTCATCAACCCCAGCTTATAAGCCCTCACTTCAGCCACTCTGACTTAACCTAGTTAATACGTTTACATTAACAATGCTCAATAGCTACATTGGGTTAATTCATGTCTGCTCGAGTTCATTAAATAACACAGATGCAacttttgaatttaaaaacatgttataaTACTGAAATTACCTAAGATTAGTGAATgtttagaatatttttttaattgccagtttatgttaactaatgaattaactaatgttatctAATGTAGCCTTAATGTAAAGTGTGACTGAACAATAtagaatcaaaacatttctaggGCATTTTGTAATccagattaaaa containing:
- the LOC131524442 gene encoding extracellular calcium-sensing receptor-like, whose amino-acid sequence is MPLRTFEYMTDKADIINKRQHCFASEDLVPHTYIHTGMAKRTVSMQVLLLIVHGILVPASAQVCSLLGQPAFPSLSAERDINIGAIFSIHRNALLKMHNYTSKPDPTTCASLNLREFKFAQTLIFAIEEINNSRQLLPGIYLGYKIYDSCRSFTQTILSGMALMNGYEDTLSDTSCFRPPAVHAIVGDSASSSTIGLASVVGPFSLPVISHFATCACLSDRKRYPSFFRTISSDYYQSRALAKLVKHFGWTWVGTVRSRNDYGNNGIAAFEEAAKEEGVCIEYSEAILNNDPQEQFLKTLEVIKKGTARVVLAFIALGDFLPLLKVILQHNITNIQWVGSESWITSRTLAETKEYHFLSGAVGFAIANAKIMGLREFLVNVHPDQEPKNELLKEFWEIVFQCSFRYSGSDGCTGSERLTELQNEYTDVSELRIANKVYTAVYAVAYTLHNLLKDFRSSTNSSKIGWPIPQMVLKYMKDVRFTVKTGEKIFFDESGDPVARYDLVNWQPAEDGSLRFEHVGLYDSSLPSEHLQVNQEHILWAEKSGQLPVSLCSETCPPGTRKAVQKGRPVCCYDCIPCAEGEISNGTDSSDCFPCDLEYWSNERKDRCVLKVVEFLSYTEIMGMVFCIFSFIGVLLTAMVYFLFYLHKETSIVRANNSELSFLLLFSLSLCFLCSLTFIGQPTEWSCMLRHTTFGITFVLCISCVLGKTIVVLMAFRATLPGSNVMKWFGPAQQRLSVVSLTLMQMIICVLWLTISPPFPYMNLSYYREKIILECNLGSALGFWAVLGYTGLLSIMCFVLAFLARKLPDNFNEAKFITFSMLIFCAVWLTFIPAYVSSPGKFIVAVQIFAILASSFGLLFCIFAPKCYIILLKPEKNTKKQMMRK